In one Molothrus aeneus isolate 106 chromosome 8, BPBGC_Maene_1.0, whole genome shotgun sequence genomic region, the following are encoded:
- the LOC136559434 gene encoding LOW QUALITY PROTEIN: rap1 GTPase-GDP dissociation stimulator 1-like (The sequence of the model RefSeq protein was modified relative to this genomic sequence to represent the inferred CDS: deleted 2 bases in 1 codon): MLWAAHQLESYKIFPLTHSVVAVKDTDSQQISCSLLSPFWRDTAFMETLNKHLEYLGLCGDDTEAEDQILESLNGILLAITEDKQRSFHLLRGSGIFPTLAKILKGNPRCAVKAAHMLSEIAKNEEMKIPCIEADLVLALIPLLESTDQEMLLHAGRAIGRICYDNRSLQEELVKVGVIPSLVRILTDYAESEPLVHVALLALYNLADLDSAKEALSMTKVAEQLVKQLRRAESHERLEIVFEVLQALAENDALKVQLVDAGVPEVLSEILLRLQGSSQAEDTCIVKAASDLIVSLLLGDGNCLRLFQLGVIHQLLDLLEKHVRSRDTSVQQAALSALQSLAVPVVSKGQMLEEGVAERIEALLRSESPPVQFRLLGTLRTLADGQADAAELLGQDPLLLDRLVQWCSGSNHSGICGEANRLLASILHHNRSQEVVKAIQAAQGVKHLVSMTTSEQAAMQNEALNALAIASAIDLETLEEPFKESQLVQSLHKLLRDDNTSPEVKYNSMGLLCRLLNSGDLRQEIEEDKIKDTLEQLCSHSNADVVKGAITTLQVLRGDTPH, encoded by the exons AAACCCTGAATAAGCACCTGGAATACCTTGGGCTTTGTGGAGATGACACAGAAGCTGAAGATCAGATCCTTGAAAGTTTGAATGGGATTCTCCTGGCTATTACTGAAGATA agcagaggtcCTTCCACCTACTCAGAGGGAGTGGGATCTTCCCAACTTTGGCAAAAATCCTGAAGGGCAATCCACGATGTGCAGTGAAAGCAGCCCACATGCTCTCAGAGATAGCCAAAAATG AGGAAATGAAGATACCATGTATTGAAGCAGATTTGGTTCTAGCACTGATACCTTTGCTGGAGAGCACAGACCAAGAAATGCTGCTGCACGCTGGGAGGGCCATTGGCCGCATCTGCTACGATAACC GCAGCCTTCAGGAAGAGCTGGTGAAGGTTGGAGTGATCCCATCACTGGTTCGAATATTAACTGACTATGCAGAGAGTGAACCACTTGTCCACGTTGCTCTATTGGCCTTGTACAATCTGGCAGACCTTG ATTCAGCCAAGGAAGCTCTAAGCATGACAAAAGTTGCAGAACAACTGGTGAAAcagctgaggagagcagagagccATGAGAGGTTAGAAATTGTCTTTGAAGTCCTGCAAGCACTTGCAGAAAATG ATGCTCTGAAAGTGCAGTTGGTGGATGCAGGTGTGCCAGAGGTGCTGTCTGAGATCCTGCTGAGGCTCCAAGGCAGTTCCCAGGCTGAAGATACATGCATTGTGAAGGCTGCATCAGATCTCATTGTCTCTCTGCTCCTTGGAG ATGGGAACTGCCTGCGGCTGTTCCAGCTGGGGGTGATCCACCAGCTCCTGGACCTGCTGGAGAAGCACGTgcggagcagggacacctctgtCCAACAGGCTGCGCTCAGCGCCCTGCAGAGCCTCGCTGTTCCAG TTGTCAGCAAGGGTCAGATGTTGGAGGAAGGTGTTGCCGAGCGGATCGAGGCGCTGCTAAGGTCAGAGAGCCCTCCTGTGCAGTTCAGACTCCTGGGGACATTACGGACACTAGCAGATGGTCAAG CTGATGCAGCTGAACTCCTGGGCCAGGACCCGCTGCTGCTCGACAGGCTGGTGCAGTGGTGCAGTGGGAGCAACCACAGTGGCATCTGCGGAGAGGCCAACCGGCTGCTGGCATCCATCCTGCACCACAACAGATCCCAG GAAGTGGTCAAAGCCATCCAGGCAGCACAAGGAGTGAAGCATCTGGTTTCCATGACAACAAGTGAACAAGCTGCCATGCAGAATGAGGCTCTGAATGCCTTGGCAATAGCATCTGCCATCGATTTAG AAACTCTTGAAGAACCTTTTAAAGAATCACAGCTAGTTCAGAGCTTACACAAACTTCTACGAGATGATAACACAAGTCCTGAGGTGAAATACAATTCAATGGGCCTTTTGTGCAGACTTCTTAATTCAG GTGATCTGAGACAAGAAATAGAAGAGGACAAGATCAAAGACACCCTTGAGCAACTCTGCAGTCACAGCAATGCAGATGTGGTCAAAGGAGCCATCACAACATTACAGGTTTTGAGAGGAGACACACCCCACTAA